In Penaeus chinensis breed Huanghai No. 1 chromosome 19, ASM1920278v2, whole genome shotgun sequence, a single genomic region encodes these proteins:
- the LOC125035461 gene encoding tudor domain-containing protein 7-like isoform X6, with amino-acid sequence MAAQQQMTGDQQKLMDEVICAIKACLNSVKGEIPMETLHKDYRELEGKPIPYRELHHATLASFLQSVPEVIQLRNRGGQLFASLVRKAGAADHIGQMVDRQKTTKKQPKVRQRPARHPKRPSAWVPPSGARNASFTKKIEQSWQEPFKPYPGPNFGTSRHANTSLRQNYTQQRTNPSSANSSNPNPKPNDPNTKANNLPARQHNPRQGTKTPSPEPTASSPKPTNNAGKSGLFYNDGTWVIPRAVRNNQEKQFAPYFEVPPRFNNSVKGSEGKPGGKTYKQLLEEEVKKFSSNEEVVVFRTIPWGKKKQYWLSTVTILNRKVSSFPEEKEKPEDAEELVAKNALELLRQMNKPDLPVQNDMDISVPRVKENEIKAPRNTSVPNYLDQHLRAKPQPLRQPTAEASQVYDEFCQHIENERQQQLVQQQQPPRQQHQELHYQKKEFIERKPFVPKGKEVSSTEVMSALGNLHVGKAEGSLQEPSQIPPLELPNSNYWDIYVTYIQDFNNIKFRLIGDQYSNSYDDLVTDMELYYMEEKNLSPVSETIVGKVYAASYDESWFRVQILSVNGDQVTVLFIDHGDEEQLSISLIHNLHKNFCNLPAQNVSCALAGLEYGGKDQSALNLLQTLALGQTLVGQVVSRQDSISLILFNTATEEDININEKVSQQLDLNFVEPTLPQVGGVAEVYVMHVTSSGDIYVQIETETFKLLENLLEMARSRTEEMLGEDVKIDPTRLYLAQFSEDGQWYRAAPRSSVDPDGKVLMWFVDFGNSDRVPSASLRPLEGVNERLTKIPHQALLCRLHNVPSAGLEWTERACHRLMELLPEDSPLLLKVQAVKSNGPPLVELFKRLQPQNELVSINATLSIDNSLFRNDGDSNNNSVNKEVVLSPSRTRSRRSSTNSQTSSSSGLNSGPSSMNSYYESTPTSPRPGALIPMEVPRVGEYFDVYVTYAASPSNFAVQSWKMTKKLSALMSKMHVYYNNANNLQTLDELQAGGFYAVKHSDDSWYRAQVSMHQGDIVSGLFVDYGDCFIVTRDSVQPLPTAFHALPYQAIKAKLSGISAANLDWTPEDCCRFQELVEYREFVSIVANIESANDSDGYIISLRLINTSDPKLDVYIDQILVDEGRAVRQHVQ; translated from the exons GTTATCCAGCTAAGAAATCGTGGTGGCCAGCTCTTTGCCTCATTGGTAAGGAAAGCAGGGGCAGCAGACCACATTGGACAGATGGTTGATAGGCAGAAGACCACCAAAAAACAGCCAAAGGTTCGACAGAGG cCGGCACGTCACCCCAAAAGGCCATCTGCTTGGGTACCTCCATCAGGTGCACGCAATGCTTCTTTTACCAAAAAGATAGAGCAGTCCTGGCAAGAGCCTTTCAAGCCTTATCCTGGTCCTAACTTTGGCACATCCCGGCATGCCAACACATCACTAAGACAAAATTACACACAGCAAAGAACAAATCCATCATCTGCCAATTCATCTAATCCAAACCCAAAGCCTAATGACCCTAATACCAAGGCAAACAACCTCCCTGCGAGACAACACAACCCAAGGCAAGGTACCAAAACTCCATCTCCTGAACCGACGGCCTCCTCTCCCAAACCCACTAATAACGCGGGCAAGTCTGGACTCTTTTACAACGACGGAACCTGGGTGATTCCAAGGGCTGTGCGTAACAACCAGGAAAAGCAGTTTGCCCCTTACTTTGAG GTTCCTCCTCGCTTCAACAACAGTGTGAAGGGCAGTGAAGGTAAGCCCGGAGGCAAAACATACAAGCAACTTttagaggaggaagtgaaaaaatTCAGCAGCAATGAGGAAGTTGTTGTTTTCCGCACAATCCCGTGGGGCAAGAAGAAACAGTACTGGCTCTCTACTGTTACT ATCTTGAACAGGAAGGTGAGCAGTTTtccagaggagaaagagaaacctgAGGATGCAGAAGAGCTAGTGGCCAAGAATGCCCTCGAACTGCTGCGGCAAATGAACAAACCTGACCTACCTGTTCAAAATGACATGGATATATCGGTTCCTAGGGTCAAGGAG AATGAGATCAAGGCACCTCGCAACACATCTGTGCCAAACTACCTGGATCAGCATCTTCGTGCAAAGCCCCAGCCACTGAGACAGCCCACTGCTGAAGCCTCTCAGGTGTATGATGAGTTCTGTCAGCATATTGAAAatgaacgacaacaacaactGGTTCAGCAGCAACAACCACCACGGCAGCAGCATCAGGAGCTGCATTATCAGAAGAAAGAATTTATTGAACGGAAGCCATTTGTGCCGAA GGGAAAGGAGGTGTCCAGTACTGAAGTCATGTCTGCTCTTGGAAATTTGCATGTTGGCAAGGCAGAAGGAAGCCTGCAAGAGCCCTCTCAGATTCCTCCTCTTGAGCTGCCTAATTCAAATTACTGGGATATCTATGTCACTTACATCCAGGACTTCAACAACATCAAGTTCCGTCTGATTGGCGACCAGTATAGC aattCCTATGATGACTTGGTAACTGACATGGAACTGTATTATATGGAGGAGAAAAACCTTTCTCCCGTGTCCGAAACCATTGTCGGGAAAGTCTATGCTGCCAGTTATGACGAGTCTTGGTTTAGAGTCCAGATTTTGTCTGTTAATG gtgacCAGGTGACAGTTCTCTTCATAGATCATGGAGATGAGGAACAGCTGTCAATCTCTCTGATCCACAACCTCCATAAGAATTTCTGTAATCTTCCAGCACAG AATGTATCTTGTGCACTAGCAGGCTTGGAGTATGGAGGGAAGGATCAGTCTGCCCTAAATCTCCTACAAACCTTAGCCCTTGGTCAGACTCTTGTTGGGCAGGTGGTCTCTCGCCAAGACagcatctctcttatccttttcaaTACAGCTACAGAGGAAGACATCAACATTAATGAGAAAGTGTCACAGCAGCTTGACCTCAACTTCGTGGAGCCAACTCTTCCCCAG GTTGGCGGTGTAGCAGAGGTATATGTGATGCATGTCACCTCTAGTGGAGATATTTATGTTCAGATTGAGACAGAGACCTTCAAGCTGCTTGAGAACCTCTTAGAGATGGCAAGAA GTCGAACTGAGGAGATGCTGGGAGAAGATGTGAAGATAGACCCAACCCGCCTTTACCTGGCCCAGTTCTCCGAAGACGGCCAGTGGTACCGTGCAGCCCCTCGAAGCAGTGTCGATCCAGATGGCAAG GTTTTGATGTGGTTTGTGGACTTTGGCAACTCTGACCGAGTGCCGTCCGCCAGCCTAAGGCCGCTGGAAGGTGTCAATGAACGTCTGACCAAAATCCCACATCAG GCCCTCTTATGTCGCCTGCACAATGTACCATCTGCTGGCTTGGAATGGACTGAACGTGCTTGTCACCGATTAATGGAGCTGTTGCCGGAGGACTCGCCTCTGCTTCTAAAG GTGCAAGCTGTTAAAAGTAATGGTCCTCCATTGGTTGAGCTATTCAAGCGTTTACAGCCTCAGAATGAGTTGGTGTCCATAAATGCTACACTCAGCATAGACAACAGTCTCTTCAG aaatgatggtgatagcaataacaatagcgtCAACAAGGAGGTGGTCCTTTCCCCTTCACGAACAAGATCACGGCGTTCTTCTACAAACAGTCAAACTTCCAGCAGCTCTG GTCTGAACTCGGGCCCATCATCTATGAACAGTTATTATGAATCGACCCCAACTTCACCCCGTCCTGGGGCACTGATTCCTATGGAGGTGCCTCGTGTTGGGGAATACTTCGATGTTTATGTAACTTATGCTGCTAGCCCATCAAACTTTGCT GTTCAGTCCTGGAAGATGACCAAGAAATTGTCTGCCTTGATGTCTAAGATGCATGTGTACTACAACAATGCTAACAATCTTCAGACACTAGATGAACTTCAGGCTGGAGGCTTCTATGCAGTCAAGCACAGTGATGATTCTTGGTACAG AGCGCAGGTGAGCATGCATCAAGGTGACATAGTATCAGGATTGTTTGTTGACTATGGGGACTGCTTCATAGTGACACGAGACAGTGTCCAGCCACTCCCCACTGCTTTCCATGCTCTTCCATACCAAGCAATCAAGGCAAAACTCAGTG GCATATCAGCGGCAAACCTAGACTGGACCCCAGAGGACTGTTGCCGCTTCCAGGAGCTTGTTGAGTACCGGGAGTTTGTCTCGATTGTGGCAAACATTGAATCCGCAAATGACAGTGATGGCTATATAATCTCGCTTAGACTTATTAACACATCAGACCCCAAACTTGATGTATACATTGATCAGATTTTGGTGGATGAGGGGAGAGCAGTGAGACAGCATGTGCAGTAG